One genomic segment of Bradyrhizobium diazoefficiens includes these proteins:
- a CDS encoding response regulator transcription factor, which yields MSVASVISVLDDDPSVRAAINNLLESRGYTVHTFASANEFLASADLHGTSCVIADVQMPVTSGIDLLTQMRAQGSATPFILITAFPDDNVRLRAHKAGATCFLGKPFTASDLMKCLEVALTAGDESTE from the coding sequence TTGTCAGTGGCTTCGGTCATTTCGGTGCTTGATGACGACCCCTCCGTGCGGGCCGCGATCAACAATCTCTTGGAATCGCGCGGATACACCGTGCACACATTCGCTTCCGCCAACGAATTTTTGGCCTCGGCCGACTTGCACGGCACCTCGTGCGTGATCGCGGACGTGCAGATGCCTGTGACGAGCGGAATCGATCTGCTGACGCAGATGCGCGCCCAGGGTTCGGCCACGCCATTCATTTTGATCACAGCTTTCCCGGATGACAACGTACGTTTGCGTGCACACAAAGCCGGGGCTACCTGCTTTCTTGGCAAGCCGTTCACCGCGTCGGATCTGATGAAATGCCTGGAGGTGGCGCTGACAGCAGGTGACGAATCCACGGAGTGA
- the lpdA gene encoding dihydrolipoyl dehydrogenase codes for MADTSFDIIIIGSGPGGYVTAIRAAQLGFKVAIVEKSYLGGICLNWGCIPTKALLRSAEIYHYMQHAKDYGLSAEKVSFDPKAVVQRSRGVSKRLNDGVGFLMKKNKVSVIWGSASIDAPGKVTVKKSDVEGPKGTLGEGTYQAKHIIIATGARPRVLPGLEPDKKLIWTYFEAMVPEKMPKSLLVVGSGAIGIEFASFFHTMGSDVTVVEVLPQILPVEDAEIAGLARKRLEKQGIKIMSSTKVTKLEKKADSVVATIDDGKGKPVTTEFERVISAVGVVGNIENLGLEKLGVKTDRGTIVIDGYGKTNVPGIYAIGDVAGPPMLAHKAEHEGVICVEAIKRLNPHPMDKNLIPGCTYCQPQVASVGLTEAKAKENGREIRVGRFPFVGNGKAIALGEDQGLVKVIFDKKTGQLLGAHMVGAEVTELIQGYVVAMNLETTEEELMHTVFPHPTLSEMMKEAVLDAYGRVLNI; via the coding sequence ATGGCCGACACGTCCTTCGACATCATCATCATCGGCTCCGGCCCCGGCGGTTACGTCACCGCGATCCGCGCCGCCCAGCTCGGTTTCAAGGTTGCGATCGTCGAGAAATCCTATCTCGGCGGCATCTGCCTGAACTGGGGCTGCATTCCGACCAAGGCGCTCTTACGCTCGGCGGAGATCTATCACTACATGCAGCACGCCAAGGATTACGGCCTGTCGGCGGAAAAAGTCTCGTTCGATCCGAAAGCCGTGGTGCAGCGCTCGCGCGGCGTGTCGAAGCGTCTGAATGACGGCGTCGGCTTTCTGATGAAGAAGAACAAGGTCAGCGTGATCTGGGGCTCTGCCTCCATCGACGCCCCCGGCAAGGTCACGGTAAAGAAGTCCGACGTCGAGGGCCCCAAGGGCACGCTGGGCGAGGGGACCTACCAGGCCAAGCACATCATCATCGCGACCGGTGCACGGCCGCGCGTCTTGCCGGGGCTCGAGCCCGACAAGAAGCTGATCTGGACCTACTTCGAGGCCATGGTGCCGGAGAAGATGCCGAAGTCGCTGCTGGTCGTCGGCTCCGGTGCGATCGGCATCGAATTCGCCTCGTTCTTCCACACCATGGGAAGCGACGTCACCGTAGTCGAGGTGCTGCCGCAGATTCTGCCGGTCGAAGACGCCGAGATCGCCGGCCTCGCGCGAAAACGGCTGGAAAAGCAGGGCATCAAGATCATGTCCTCGACCAAGGTGACCAAGCTCGAGAAGAAGGCCGACAGCGTCGTCGCCACCATCGACGACGGCAAGGGCAAGCCCGTCACCACCGAGTTCGAGCGCGTGATCTCGGCGGTCGGCGTCGTCGGCAATATCGAGAATCTCGGCCTCGAAAAGCTGGGCGTCAAAACCGACCGCGGCACGATCGTGATCGACGGTTACGGCAAGACCAACGTGCCCGGCATCTACGCCATCGGCGACGTCGCAGGTCCGCCGATGCTTGCTCACAAGGCCGAGCATGAAGGCGTGATCTGCGTCGAAGCGATCAAGCGCCTCAATCCGCACCCCATGGACAAGAATCTGATCCCGGGCTGCACCTATTGCCAGCCGCAGGTGGCCTCAGTCGGCCTCACCGAAGCCAAGGCGAAAGAAAACGGCCGCGAGATCCGCGTCGGCCGCTTCCCCTTCGTCGGCAACGGCAAGGCGATCGCGCTCGGCGAGGACCAGGGCCTGGTCAAGGTGATCTTCGACAAGAAGACCGGCCAGCTCCTCGGAGCCCACATGGTCGGCGCCGAAGTCACCGAGCTGATCCAGGGCTACGTCGTCGCCATGAACCTGGAGACCACGGAAGAAGAGCTGATGCACACCGTGTTCCCGCATCCGACCCTCTCGGAGATGATGAAGGAAGCGGTGCTGGATGCTTATGGAAGGGTGCTGAATATTTGA
- a CDS encoding tripartite tricarboxylate transporter substrate binding protein BugD: MKKAIWAGLIGILAVTGAARADDYPSHPITIIVPFAAGGPSDAMARVLAERMRTTLGQPLVIENVTGAGGSIGVGRAVQSPPDGYTISFGHLGTHVANGAVYKLKYDLVADLEPVVLLPSNPMIVVSKTAVPATSLKELLAWLKTRPSPPTAGTAGAGSGSHIAGVYFESVSGIKLQYVPYRGTAPALNDLIAGQIDLIVDQTSNSINQVRAGTIRAYAITDDKRLASAPEIPTAEEAGLKGFNMTLWSGMWVPKGTPKEIVTKLNAAAVEALNDPAVKKQLESQGLEMTPKDQLTPEALGARQKAEIAKWWPIIKAANIKVD; encoded by the coding sequence ATGAAGAAGGCCATCTGGGCCGGGCTGATCGGTATTCTCGCTGTCACGGGTGCCGCGCGCGCCGACGATTATCCCTCGCATCCCATCACCATCATCGTTCCCTTCGCCGCCGGCGGGCCGTCGGATGCGATGGCACGCGTGCTCGCCGAGCGGATGCGCACGACGCTCGGCCAGCCCCTGGTGATCGAGAACGTCACCGGCGCCGGCGGCTCGATCGGCGTCGGCCGTGCCGTGCAGTCGCCGCCGGACGGTTACACCATCTCCTTTGGTCATCTCGGCACCCACGTCGCCAACGGCGCCGTCTACAAGCTCAAATACGACCTCGTTGCCGATCTCGAGCCGGTCGTGCTGCTGCCGAGCAACCCGATGATCGTCGTCAGCAAGACCGCAGTGCCCGCGACCTCGCTGAAGGAGCTGCTGGCATGGCTGAAGACGAGACCGTCGCCGCCGACCGCCGGCACGGCCGGCGCAGGCTCAGGCAGCCACATCGCCGGCGTCTATTTCGAGAGCGTGTCCGGCATCAAGCTGCAATACGTGCCGTATCGCGGCACCGCCCCGGCCCTGAACGATCTCATCGCCGGCCAGATCGACCTCATCGTCGACCAGACCTCCAACTCCATCAATCAGGTCCGCGCCGGCACCATCCGCGCCTACGCCATCACCGACGACAAGCGCCTGGCTTCTGCGCCCGAGATTCCGACCGCGGAGGAGGCGGGCCTGAAAGGCTTCAACATGACGCTGTGGTCGGGAATGTGGGTGCCGAAGGGCACGCCGAAGGAGATCGTCACCAAGCTCAACGCCGCCGCCGTCGAAGCGCTGAACGATCCCGCCGTGAAGAAGCAGCTCGAAAGCCAGGGCCTGGAAATGACGCCAAAGGACCAGCTCACGCCCGAAGCGCTCGGCGCGCGGCAGAAGGCCGAGATCGCAAAATGGTGGCCGATCATCAAGGCCGCGAACATCAAGGTCGATTGA
- a CDS encoding pyruvate dehydrogenase complex dihydrolipoamide acetyltransferase, translating into MPINILMPALSPTMEKGNLAKWLKKEGDKVKSGDVIAEIETDKATMEVEAIDEGTIAKILVPEGTQDVPVNDVIAVLAGEGEDVKAAGSAKPSASAAPPKAADKPAEAPAAAPAPAPAAPKAAPPPAAAPAPQAPAPAAQANGHGGRVFSSPLARRLAKEAGIDVGMVTGTGPHGRVVARDVEQAKSGKGLKAPAAAPPGAPSIAPTMSDKQILSLFEPGSYDVVPHDGMRRTIAQRLTASIQNVPHFYLTMDCDIGKLLAAREEINAAAPKDKEKKPLYKISVNDFVIKAMAVALQKIPNCNVSWTESGMVKHHHSDVGVAVAMPGGLITPIIRKAETKTLSIISNEMKDFAARARSRKLKPEEYQGGTTAVSNLGMYGISHFTAVINPPHATILAVGTSEERPVVRGGKIEIAHMMSVTLSCDHRAIDGALGAELIGAFKQLIENPVMMMV; encoded by the coding sequence ATGCCCATCAACATCCTGATGCCCGCTCTTTCGCCGACGATGGAGAAGGGCAACCTCGCCAAGTGGCTGAAGAAGGAAGGCGACAAGGTCAAATCCGGCGACGTCATCGCCGAGATCGAGACCGACAAGGCGACCATGGAGGTCGAGGCCATCGACGAGGGCACGATCGCCAAAATCCTGGTGCCCGAGGGCACCCAGGACGTCCCGGTCAACGACGTGATCGCAGTGCTCGCCGGCGAGGGCGAGGACGTGAAGGCCGCCGGTAGCGCCAAGCCGAGCGCGTCGGCCGCGCCGCCCAAAGCTGCTGACAAGCCCGCTGAGGCTCCCGCTGCTGCGCCAGCTCCTGCGCCCGCTGCTCCCAAGGCCGCACCGCCGCCCGCCGCCGCACCAGCGCCGCAGGCCCCAGCTCCCGCCGCGCAGGCCAATGGCCATGGTGGCCGCGTGTTCTCATCGCCGCTGGCGCGGCGTCTTGCCAAGGAAGCCGGCATCGATGTCGGCATGGTCACCGGCACCGGCCCGCATGGCCGCGTCGTCGCGCGCGACGTCGAGCAGGCCAAGTCGGGCAAGGGCCTCAAGGCGCCTGCGGCAGCGCCACCAGGCGCGCCCTCGATCGCGCCGACCATGTCGGACAAGCAGATCCTGTCGCTGTTCGAGCCCGGCTCCTACGACGTCGTCCCGCATGACGGCATGCGCCGTACCATCGCGCAGCGCCTGACGGCATCGATCCAGAACGTCCCGCACTTCTATCTCACGATGGACTGCGACATCGGCAAGCTGCTCGCCGCGCGCGAGGAGATCAATGCGGCAGCTCCCAAGGACAAGGAGAAGAAGCCGCTCTACAAGATCTCGGTCAACGATTTCGTCATCAAGGCGATGGCGGTCGCGCTGCAGAAGATCCCGAACTGCAACGTCAGCTGGACCGAATCCGGTATGGTCAAGCACCATCATTCCGACGTCGGCGTCGCGGTGGCGATGCCCGGCGGGCTGATCACGCCGATCATCCGCAAGGCCGAAACCAAGACGCTCTCGATCATCTCGAACGAGATGAAGGATTTTGCCGCCCGCGCCCGCTCGCGCAAGCTGAAGCCGGAAGAGTACCAGGGCGGCACCACCGCCGTCTCCAACCTCGGCATGTACGGCATCAGCCACTTCACCGCCGTAATCAATCCGCCGCACGCGACCATCCTCGCAGTCGGCACCAGCGAGGAGCGTCCCGTCGTGCGCGGCGGCAAGATCGAGATCGCGCACATGATGAGCGTGACCTTGTCTTGCGATCACCGCGCCATCGACGGCGCGCTCGGCGCCGAGCTGATCGGTGCGTTCAAGCAGCTGATCGAAAATCCCGTCATGATGATGGTGTGA
- a CDS encoding pyruvate dehydrogenase complex E1 component subunit beta — MPIQVLMPALSPTMEKGNLAKWLKKEGEQIKSGDVIAEIETDKATMEVEATDEGTLGKILIPEGTADVAVNTPIATILADGESAADLAKAPAAPAKQEKAAESAPPAAAKAEARQPKAAPAPQVVAEPDPEVPAGTEMVTQTIREALRDAMAEEMRRDQDVFVMGEEVAEYQGAYKVTQGLLQEFGAKRVIDTPITEHGFAGVGVGAAMTGLKPIVEFMTFNFAMQAIDQIINSAAKTLYMSGGQMGCSIVFRGPNGAAARVAAQHSQDYSSWYSNIPGLKVVAPFSAADYKGLLKAAIRDPNPVIFLENEVLYGHTGQVPKLDDFVIPIGKARIVRAGSHVTIISWSNGMTYALKAADELAKEGIEAEVIDLRTLRPMDTETIVNSVKKTGRAVTVEEGWAQSGVGAEIAARIMENAFDYLDAPVTRVSGKDVPMPYAANLEKLALPSAAEVVEAAKAVCYR, encoded by the coding sequence ATGCCAATTCAAGTGCTGATGCCCGCGCTGTCGCCCACGATGGAGAAGGGCAACCTCGCCAAGTGGCTGAAGAAAGAGGGCGAGCAGATCAAGTCTGGCGACGTCATCGCCGAGATCGAGACCGACAAGGCGACCATGGAGGTCGAGGCGACCGATGAGGGGACGCTCGGTAAGATCCTGATCCCCGAGGGCACCGCCGACGTCGCGGTGAACACGCCGATCGCGACCATTCTCGCCGACGGCGAGAGCGCCGCCGATCTTGCCAAAGCGCCTGCTGCGCCCGCCAAGCAGGAGAAGGCCGCGGAGTCAGCTCCGCCTGCCGCGGCAAAGGCGGAAGCGCGGCAGCCGAAGGCTGCGCCCGCGCCGCAGGTTGTCGCCGAGCCCGATCCGGAAGTGCCTGCAGGCACCGAAATGGTGACGCAGACCATCCGCGAAGCGCTGCGCGATGCCATGGCCGAAGAGATGCGCCGCGATCAGGACGTCTTCGTCATGGGCGAAGAGGTTGCCGAATATCAGGGCGCCTACAAGGTCACGCAAGGCTTGCTCCAGGAGTTCGGCGCCAAGCGCGTCATCGACACCCCGATCACCGAGCACGGCTTTGCCGGCGTCGGCGTCGGCGCTGCCATGACGGGTCTCAAGCCGATCGTCGAGTTCATGACCTTCAACTTCGCCATGCAGGCGATCGACCAGATCATCAACTCCGCGGCCAAGACGCTCTACATGTCCGGCGGCCAGATGGGCTGCTCGATCGTGTTCCGCGGCCCGAACGGTGCCGCCGCGCGCGTCGCCGCCCAGCACAGCCAGGACTATTCGTCCTGGTACTCGAACATTCCGGGTCTCAAGGTCGTCGCGCCGTTCTCGGCCGCCGACTACAAGGGCCTGCTCAAGGCCGCGATCCGCGATCCCAATCCGGTGATCTTCCTCGAGAACGAGGTGCTGTACGGGCACACCGGCCAAGTGCCGAAGCTCGACGACTTCGTGATCCCGATCGGCAAGGCCCGCATCGTGCGCGCCGGCTCCCACGTCACCATCATCTCCTGGTCGAACGGCATGACCTATGCGCTCAAGGCCGCCGACGAGCTCGCCAAGGAGGGCATCGAGGCCGAGGTGATCGACCTGCGCACGCTGCGCCCGATGGATACCGAGACCATCGTCAACTCGGTCAAGAAGACCGGCCGCGCTGTCACGGTAGAAGAGGGCTGGGCCCAGAGCGGCGTCGGCGCCGAGATCGCCGCGCGCATCATGGAGAATGCCTTCGACTATCTGGACGCGCCGGTGACGCGCGTCTCCGGCAAGGACGTGCCGATGCCCTATGCCGCAAACCTGGAGAAGCTCGCGCTGCCGTCGGCGGCGGAAGTCGTCGAGGCCGCCAAAGCCGTCTGCTACAGGTAG
- a CDS encoding PAS domain S-box protein, which translates to MKPGRAATFGKSAAQLVVGCIRLAVAPKPRTESGDVGLQEAVKQWQQVFEHNPVMYFMVDRSGTVINVNTFGAAQLGYTAAELIGRSVLDVFFEEDRDFVRACVALCLKTVDQSHTWEIRKVRKDGSVLWVRENAKTMLRANNEPIVLVACENITERKEAENALRQSEAYLAQAQELSHTGSFGWRAATGEITWSKETYRIFECDEGSKPQIPVMLQRIHPEDRLAVQRITGRAAREGKDYDHEYRLVMPDGSIKYVRAVARAMRDSGGHVEFVGSVSDITATKEAERRLRESEQRFRDYAETASDWFWETGPDHRVTHISQHSDTVTTPAGLIGLTRWDIAPDADLEPEKWQQHRAALDAHIPFRDLVYRSRDRNGQPIYVRTSGKPFFDADGNFLGYRGVCTDVTAAIRADQAEEALRKAQAELAHVTRVTTLGELTASIAHEINQPLAAVIANADACLGWLQRSPPDLKAARRSVEWIIEDGTRASDVIRHVRALAKRSDIEMVPLDANVVVREAVALVQREMASHAVSVRMELSSALPKIFGDRIQLQQVLINLIMNGIEAMEGVDDRPRELAIRSAADGDGAVLVSVSDCGVGISEEAIDRLFMPFFTTKSSGMGMGLSICRSIIEAHGGRLSAAPNQAGGAIFQITLPFHREEAP; encoded by the coding sequence ATGAAGCCGGGCCGAGCAGCAACGTTCGGGAAATCAGCCGCGCAACTCGTCGTCGGCTGTATCCGGCTAGCCGTTGCCCCCAAGCCGCGCACCGAGTCCGGTGACGTCGGTCTGCAGGAGGCAGTCAAGCAGTGGCAGCAGGTCTTCGAGCACAATCCGGTCATGTACTTCATGGTCGACCGGAGCGGAACCGTGATCAACGTGAACACGTTCGGCGCCGCACAACTGGGCTATACGGCCGCGGAGTTGATCGGCCGATCGGTCCTGGACGTCTTCTTCGAGGAAGATCGCGATTTCGTCCGTGCGTGTGTCGCGCTGTGCCTCAAGACCGTCGATCAGTCGCACACCTGGGAGATCCGGAAAGTGCGCAAGGACGGCTCGGTGCTGTGGGTGCGCGAGAACGCCAAGACCATGCTGCGGGCCAACAACGAGCCCATCGTGCTAGTCGCCTGCGAGAACATCACGGAGCGCAAGGAAGCGGAGAATGCGCTGCGACAGAGCGAAGCTTACCTCGCCCAGGCGCAGGAATTGAGCCACACCGGCAGTTTCGGCTGGCGCGCCGCAACCGGCGAGATCACCTGGTCCAAGGAGACCTATCGCATTTTCGAATGCGATGAGGGAAGCAAGCCGCAGATCCCGGTGATGCTCCAGCGGATCCATCCGGAGGACCGGCTCGCGGTGCAACGGATCACAGGTCGCGCCGCGCGCGAAGGGAAAGATTACGATCACGAATACCGGCTGGTGATGCCCGACGGTTCCATCAAGTACGTTCGAGCGGTAGCCCGGGCCATGCGAGATTCCGGCGGTCACGTAGAGTTTGTGGGGTCGGTGAGTGACATCACGGCGACCAAGGAGGCAGAGCGCAGGCTGCGTGAGAGCGAGCAGCGCTTTCGCGACTATGCCGAAACCGCCTCAGACTGGTTCTGGGAGACGGGGCCGGACCATCGCGTCACCCACATATCGCAGCACTCCGATACCGTGACCACCCCCGCGGGACTGATCGGCCTCACGCGTTGGGACATCGCGCCGGACGCCGATCTCGAACCCGAAAAATGGCAACAACACCGGGCGGCGCTCGACGCCCACATCCCGTTCCGCGATCTGGTGTATCGCAGCAGAGACCGCAACGGGCAGCCGATCTATGTCCGAACCAGCGGCAAGCCGTTCTTCGACGCCGACGGGAATTTTCTGGGCTATCGTGGCGTCTGTACCGACGTGACCGCCGCGATCCGGGCCGATCAGGCCGAAGAGGCGCTGCGCAAGGCCCAAGCAGAACTCGCCCATGTGACGCGCGTCACGACACTGGGCGAGCTGACCGCTTCAATCGCCCATGAAATCAACCAGCCTCTCGCTGCAGTGATCGCAAACGCCGACGCTTGCCTTGGTTGGCTGCAGCGCAGTCCGCCCGATCTCAAGGCGGCACGACGCTCCGTGGAGTGGATCATCGAGGACGGCACGCGTGCCAGCGACGTGATCCGTCACGTTCGGGCGCTCGCCAAGCGGTCCGACATCGAGATGGTTCCGCTCGATGCAAACGTGGTCGTGCGCGAGGCCGTCGCGCTGGTGCAGCGCGAGATGGCCAGCCACGCCGTGTCGGTGCGAATGGAGCTCTCGTCGGCTCTGCCCAAAATCTTTGGCGATCGAATCCAATTGCAACAGGTCTTGATCAACCTGATCATGAACGGGATCGAGGCCATGGAAGGCGTCGATGATCGCCCGCGCGAGCTGGCGATCCGCTCAGCAGCGGACGGCGATGGCGCGGTGCTGGTGAGCGTCTCCGACTGCGGCGTCGGCATCAGCGAAGAGGCCATCGACCGCCTGTTCATGCCGTTCTTTACCACGAAGTCCAGCGGCATGGGCATGGGGCTGTCGATCTGCCGCTCCATTATCGAGGCCCATGGCGGACGACTTTCCGCTGCTCCGAACCAGGCAGGCGGCGCGATTTTTCAGATCACCCTGCCCTTCCATCGAGAGGAAGCACCGTGA
- a CDS encoding nucleoside deaminase, with protein MAVEAHHFDFMLEAIREAEASIAQGGLPIGAVLTRENKIIARGHNNRVQENNPILHGEMSCLREAGAISFHDTVMYTTLSPCSMCAGALALFKVKLVVIGESVTFDGSKDILDKFGIPWIDLADERSITMMKNWRSNPANERLWQGDIGN; from the coding sequence GTGGCCGTCGAAGCCCATCATTTCGATTTCATGCTGGAGGCGATCCGCGAGGCGGAAGCCTCGATCGCGCAGGGCGGCCTGCCGATCGGCGCCGTGCTGACCCGCGAGAACAAGATCATCGCGCGCGGCCACAACAACCGTGTGCAGGAGAACAACCCGATCCTGCACGGCGAGATGAGCTGTCTGCGCGAAGCCGGCGCGATCTCGTTCCACGACACCGTCATGTACACCACGCTGTCGCCATGCTCGATGTGTGCCGGCGCGCTCGCTTTGTTCAAGGTCAAGCTCGTGGTGATCGGGGAATCCGTCACCTTCGACGGCTCCAAGGACATCCTCGACAAGTTCGGCATCCCCTGGATCGACCTTGCCGACGAGCGCTCCATCACCATGATGAAGAATTGGCGTTCCAATCCTGCCAATGAGCGCCTGTGGCAGGGCGACATCGGCAACTAA
- a CDS encoding DUF5076 domain-containing protein, with the protein MAGPKEQPLPPDVMTREDAVEILRVFVLDGGLSMAFQRAFEEPDMWGLLLVDLARHAARAYARESEYTEEDALNRILEMFQAEIERPTDTGTTTPRGKGH; encoded by the coding sequence ATGGCGGGCCCGAAGGAGCAGCCACTGCCGCCCGACGTCATGACCCGCGAGGACGCGGTCGAGATCCTGCGCGTGTTCGTGCTGGACGGCGGGCTGTCGATGGCGTTCCAGCGGGCCTTCGAGGAGCCCGACATGTGGGGCCTGCTGCTGGTCGATCTTGCCCGCCACGCCGCACGCGCCTATGCGCGCGAGAGCGAATACACCGAGGAAGACGCCCTGAACCGGATCCTCGAGATGTTCCAGGCCGAGATCGAGCGCCCCACCGACACCGGCACCACGACGCCGCGCGGCAAGGGGCACTGA
- a CDS encoding response regulator transcription factor, producing MTERRGHSPPQENGDQPIVFIVDDDASMRRALTNLFESVGLKVEAFGSAPQLLQTKPPEVPSCLVLDIRLPGVSGLDLQSDLAKANIHTPIIFITGHGDIPMTVRAMKSGAIDFLTKPVRDQDILDAVQAAIERDRRRRDLNKTVSNVRSRFESLTSRERDVLSLVTSGLMNKQVAAQLGLAEITVKIYRGQIMRKMGAKSLADLVRMSEALGIRPGNPDVQT from the coding sequence GTGACCGAGCGCAGGGGGCATTCGCCGCCACAGGAGAACGGCGATCAGCCGATCGTCTTCATTGTCGACGACGACGCCTCCATGCGCCGTGCGCTCACCAACCTCTTCGAGTCGGTCGGTCTCAAGGTGGAAGCGTTCGGCTCTGCGCCGCAGCTCCTCCAGACCAAGCCCCCGGAAGTTCCCAGTTGCCTGGTGCTCGACATCCGCCTGCCCGGAGTTAGCGGCCTTGACCTGCAGAGCGATCTTGCCAAGGCAAACATCCACACACCCATCATTTTCATCACCGGTCACGGCGATATTCCCATGACGGTTCGGGCCATGAAGAGCGGCGCGATCGATTTCCTGACCAAGCCGGTTCGCGACCAGGACATCCTGGACGCAGTCCAGGCTGCGATCGAGCGGGACCGCAGGCGCCGCGATCTCAACAAGACCGTCTCGAACGTCAGATCACGTTTCGAGTCACTCACCTCGCGCGAGCGGGACGTACTATCACTGGTCACGTCCGGCCTGATGAACAAGCAAGTGGCCGCCCAACTCGGATTGGCGGAAATCACCGTCAAGATCTATCGCGGCCAGATCATGCGCAAAATGGGTGCGAAGTCCCTCGCCGACCTCGTGAGAATGAGTGAAGCGCTCGGGATTCGGCCCGGCAACCCCGACGTACAAACCTAA
- a CDS encoding threonine synthase, producing MHDNDNLTIERPTFVTHLECAMEGDHYAADQIHNLSKAGKPLLVRYDLAGVKKALTKNTLAQRPADMWRYRELLPVRKCKDIVSLGEVTTPLIRLPKLGAKLGGGEIIVKDEGRLPTGSFKARGLVMAVSMGKALGIKHMAMPTNGNAGAALAAYATSCGIKTTIFCPADTPEVNVSEIELQGATVYRVNGYIDDCGKIVGEGKAKVGWFDTSTLKEPYRIEGKKTMGLELAEQLGWDVPDVIFYPTGGGTGLIGMWKAFDELEKIGFIGSKRPRMVAVQASGCAPMVRAYEAGTEHATRWEDAHTIASGIRVPQAIGDFLILRAVRESKGFAIAVDDDKISAALSEVAREEGLLLCPEGAATYAAYKDSLADGRVNKTDRVMLFNCASGLKYPLPPVTRTLDRHKPIDYTQF from the coding sequence ATGCACGACAACGACAACCTCACCATCGAACGCCCGACCTTCGTCACCCATCTCGAATGCGCGATGGAGGGCGATCATTACGCCGCCGATCAGATCCACAACCTCTCCAAGGCGGGCAAGCCGTTGCTGGTGCGCTACGACCTCGCCGGCGTGAAGAAGGCGCTGACCAAGAATACGCTGGCACAGCGCCCGGCCGACATGTGGCGCTACCGCGAGTTGCTGCCGGTGCGCAAATGCAAGGATATCGTCTCGCTCGGTGAAGTGACGACGCCGCTGATCCGGCTGCCGAAGCTCGGCGCAAAACTTGGCGGCGGCGAGATCATCGTCAAGGACGAGGGACGGCTGCCGACCGGCTCGTTCAAGGCGCGCGGCCTCGTCATGGCAGTGTCGATGGGCAAGGCGCTCGGCATCAAGCACATGGCGATGCCGACCAACGGCAATGCCGGCGCGGCGCTCGCGGCCTATGCAACGAGCTGCGGCATCAAGACCACGATCTTCTGCCCGGCCGATACGCCCGAAGTGAATGTCAGCGAGATCGAGCTCCAGGGCGCGACCGTCTACCGCGTCAACGGCTATATCGATGACTGCGGCAAGATCGTCGGAGAAGGAAAAGCAAAAGTCGGCTGGTTCGACACCTCGACCTTGAAGGAGCCGTACCGCATCGAAGGCAAGAAGACGATGGGCCTCGAGCTCGCCGAGCAGCTCGGCTGGGACGTGCCCGACGTGATCTTCTACCCGACCGGCGGCGGCACCGGCCTGATCGGCATGTGGAAGGCCTTCGACGAGCTCGAGAAGATCGGCTTCATCGGATCAAAGCGCCCGCGCATGGTCGCGGTGCAGGCCTCCGGCTGCGCACCGATGGTGCGCGCCTATGAGGCCGGCACCGAGCATGCGACGCGCTGGGAGGACGCTCACACTATTGCCTCCGGCATCCGCGTGCCGCAGGCGATCGGCGATTTTCTCATCCTGCGCGCCGTGCGCGAGAGCAAGGGCTTTGCGATTGCAGTGGACGACGACAAGATCTCGGCAGCGCTGAGCGAGGTCGCGCGCGAGGAGGGGCTGCTGCTGTGCCCCGAGGGTGCCGCGACCTATGCCGCCTACAAGGACAGTCTTGCCGACGGCCGCGTCAACAAGACCGATCGCGTGATGCTGTTCAACTGCGCGAGCGGCCTGAAATATCCACTGCCGCCGGTCACGCGCACGCTCGATCGCCACAAGCCGATCGACTACACGCAGTTCTGA